A window from Acinonyx jubatus isolate Ajub_Pintada_27869175 chromosome E1, VMU_Ajub_asm_v1.0, whole genome shotgun sequence encodes these proteins:
- the GH1 gene encoding somatotropin, translating into MFSVPGGGRGRADRKQRPLAVWAMASPSGSLSVGPRNSVLLAFALLCLPWPQEVGAFPAMPLSSLFANAVLRAQHLHQLAADTYKEFERAYIPEGQRYSIQNAQAAFCFSETIPAPTGKDEAQQRSDVELLRFSLLLIQSWLGPVQFLSRVFTNSLVFGTSDRVYEKLKDLEEGIQALMRELEDGSPRAGQILKQTYDKFDTNLRSDDALLKNYGLLSCFKKDLHKAETYLRVMKCRRFVESSCAF; encoded by the exons ATGTTCTCCGTccccggtggggggaggggaagggctgaCAGGAAACAGAGGCCTCTTGCTGTCTGGGCCATGGCCTCGCCCTCCGGGTCCCTCTCTGTAGGCCCTCGGAACTCTGTGCTCCTGGCGTTTGCCCTGCTCTGCCTGCCCTGGCCCCAGGAGGTGGGTGCCTTCCCAGCCATGCCCTTGTCCAGTCTGTTTGCCAACGCCGTGCTCCGGGCCCAGCACCTGCACCAGCTGGCCGCCGACACCTACAAAGAGTTT GAGCGGGCGTACATCCCGGAGGGACAGAGGTATTCCATCCAGAACGCGCAGGCTGCCTTCTGCTTCTCGGAGACCATCCCGGCCCCCACGGGCAAGGACGAGGCCCAGCAGAGATCC GACGTAGAGCTGCTCCGCTTCTCCCTGCTGCTCATCCAGTCATGGCTCGGGCCCGTGCAATTCCTCAGCAGGGTCTTCACCAACAGCCTGGTGTTCGGCACCTCGGACCGGGTCTACGAGAAGCTCAAGGACCTGGAGGAAGGCATCCAAGCCCTGATGCGG GAGCTGGAAGATGGCAGCCCCCGGGCCGGGCAGATCCTGAAGCAAACCTACGACAAGTTTGACACAAACTTGCGCAGTGACGACGCGCTGCTCAAGAACTATGGGCTCCTGTCCTGCTTCAAGAAGGACCTGCACAAGGCTGAGACGTACCTGCGGGTCATGAAGTGTCGCCGCTTCGTGGAAAGCAGCTGTGCCTTCTAG
- the CD79B gene encoding B-cell antigen receptor complex-associated protein beta chain isoform X1, translating to MAELVLSPMPSNWLVVLLLLLSAGVPAAKTEDLYQEPKGSTCARIWQNPRFIARKRGAMVEIRCYTKDLGAVSWLRKRETDLEPKPLLKDARILESQNGTFATLTIQGIQFQDNGIYFCQQKCLKESPSKGCGTELRVMGFSTIAQLKRRNTLKDGIIMIQTLLIILFIIVPIFLLLDKDDSKPGMDEDHTYEGLNIDQTATYEDIVTLRTGEVKWSVGEHPGQE from the exons ATGGCCGAGCTGGTGCTGTCTCCCATGCCCAGCAACTGGCTGGTGGTGTTGCTGCTGCTTCTGTCAG CAGGTGTGCCAGCAGCCAAAACAGAAGACCTGTACCAGGAGCCCAAAG GAAGCACTTGTGCCCGGATCTGGCAGAACCCACGTTTCATAGCCCGGAAAAGGGGAGCCATGGTGGAGATCAGGTGCTACACAAAGGACCTGGGAGCGGTGAGCTGGCTACGGAAGCGGGAGACGGACTTGGAGCCCAAGCCACTGCTGAAAGACGCCCGCATCCTAGAGAGCCAGAACGGCACCTTTGCCACCCTCACCATCCAGGGCATCCAGTTTCAGGACAACGGCATCTACTTCTGCCAGCAGAAGTGCTTGAAGGAGTCCCCCAGCAAGGGCTGTGGCACTGAGCTGCGAGTCATGG GATTCAGCACCATAGCACAGTTGAAGAGGAGGAACACACTGAAAGATGGCATCATCATGATCCAGACCCTGCTCATCATCCTCTTCATCATCGTGCCCATCTTCCTGCTGTTGGACAAG GATGACAGCAAGCCCGGAATGGATGAAGACCACACCTACGAG GGCCTGAACATTGACCAGACAGCCACCTATGAGGACATAGTGACTCTACGGACGGGAGAGGTGAAGTGGTCAGTGGGGGAGCACCCAGGCCAAGAGTGA
- the CD79B gene encoding B-cell antigen receptor complex-associated protein beta chain isoform X2, protein MAELVLSPMPSNWLVVLLLLLSGVPAAKTEDLYQEPKGSTCARIWQNPRFIARKRGAMVEIRCYTKDLGAVSWLRKRETDLEPKPLLKDARILESQNGTFATLTIQGIQFQDNGIYFCQQKCLKESPSKGCGTELRVMGFSTIAQLKRRNTLKDGIIMIQTLLIILFIIVPIFLLLDKDDSKPGMDEDHTYEGLNIDQTATYEDIVTLRTGEVKWSVGEHPGQE, encoded by the exons ATGGCCGAGCTGGTGCTGTCTCCCATGCCCAGCAACTGGCTGGTGGTGTTGCTGCTGCTTCTGTCAG GTGTGCCAGCAGCCAAAACAGAAGACCTGTACCAGGAGCCCAAAG GAAGCACTTGTGCCCGGATCTGGCAGAACCCACGTTTCATAGCCCGGAAAAGGGGAGCCATGGTGGAGATCAGGTGCTACACAAAGGACCTGGGAGCGGTGAGCTGGCTACGGAAGCGGGAGACGGACTTGGAGCCCAAGCCACTGCTGAAAGACGCCCGCATCCTAGAGAGCCAGAACGGCACCTTTGCCACCCTCACCATCCAGGGCATCCAGTTTCAGGACAACGGCATCTACTTCTGCCAGCAGAAGTGCTTGAAGGAGTCCCCCAGCAAGGGCTGTGGCACTGAGCTGCGAGTCATGG GATTCAGCACCATAGCACAGTTGAAGAGGAGGAACACACTGAAAGATGGCATCATCATGATCCAGACCCTGCTCATCATCCTCTTCATCATCGTGCCCATCTTCCTGCTGTTGGACAAG GATGACAGCAAGCCCGGAATGGATGAAGACCACACCTACGAG GGCCTGAACATTGACCAGACAGCCACCTATGAGGACATAGTGACTCTACGGACGGGAGAGGTGAAGTGGTCAGTGGGGGAGCACCCAGGCCAAGAGTGA